One genomic segment of Aquipluma nitroreducens includes these proteins:
- the ligA gene encoding NAD-dependent DNA ligase LigA, which yields MAKEDIEKRIAELRSTLEEYNYRYYILSQPVISDQEFDILMKELEKLEAENPEFFDSNSPTQRVGSDLNKEFQQVKHQYSMLSLSNSYSEEELRDFDQKIRKLTDQSFEYVCELKYDGTSISLRYKNGELDKAITRGDGAFGDDVTANVRTIKSIPLKLKGSGYPAEFEIRGEILLPFSEFDRINQEREEEGEQLFANVRNAASGTLKSQKSSVVAERKLDAYFYYLLGENLPTDGHLENMQAAREWGFKISPNTIKCQNIDEVIAFIRKWNTKRSDLPVATDGIVIKVNSLSLQSYLGTTAKSPRWAIAYKYKAEQANTILQSVSYQVGRTGAVTPVANLDPVLLAGTTVKRASLHNADIIKNLDLHLGDTVFVEKGGEIIPKITGVDASSRHPMAAPVDFIKVCPECGTALIRKDGEAAHYCPNEDGCPPQIKGKMEHFIGRKAMNIDGLGAETIDLLYNENLIRNIADLYDLQKEQISKLDRLGDKSAERILKSLDESRNIPFEKVLFALGIRFVGETVAKILANRLITIENIEKASLEELTAIDEIGGRIAESVQLYFSNPENVKLVERLKEKGLQMHLNEESLANRSEKLNGSSIIISGTFEKNSRDDLKKMIEQNGGKNVSSISKNTNYLLAGNNIGPSKLEKAEKLNIPIISEDDFLKMID from the coding sequence ATGGCCAAAGAAGATATCGAAAAAAGAATCGCTGAACTGCGTTCAACTCTTGAAGAATATAACTATCGTTACTACATTTTATCACAGCCTGTTATAAGTGATCAGGAGTTTGACATATTGATGAAAGAACTGGAGAAACTGGAAGCGGAAAACCCTGAATTTTTCGATTCAAATTCGCCTACTCAACGCGTTGGAAGCGACCTGAATAAAGAGTTTCAGCAGGTTAAACATCAGTATTCGATGCTTTCGCTTTCCAATTCCTATTCCGAAGAAGAATTGCGTGATTTCGACCAAAAAATACGGAAACTCACCGACCAGTCTTTCGAATACGTTTGTGAGCTGAAATACGATGGAACTTCGATCAGCTTGCGTTACAAAAACGGAGAGCTTGACAAGGCAATTACCCGTGGCGACGGCGCTTTTGGCGACGATGTAACCGCCAATGTGCGGACAATCAAAAGTATTCCCCTGAAACTGAAAGGATCAGGTTATCCTGCGGAATTCGAAATTCGGGGTGAAATTCTTCTCCCGTTTTCTGAGTTCGACCGGATCAACCAGGAACGCGAAGAAGAAGGCGAACAACTGTTTGCCAATGTTCGCAATGCTGCATCTGGAACATTAAAATCGCAAAAATCGTCGGTTGTTGCTGAACGAAAATTGGATGCCTATTTTTATTATTTACTTGGCGAAAACCTACCAACCGATGGTCACCTGGAAAACATGCAAGCTGCCCGTGAATGGGGTTTCAAGATTTCTCCCAATACGATAAAATGTCAGAATATCGATGAAGTTATTGCCTTCATCCGAAAATGGAATACCAAACGATCTGACTTGCCAGTAGCTACTGACGGCATTGTAATTAAGGTAAATTCGCTGAGTTTGCAATCTTACCTTGGAACAACAGCAAAATCGCCACGCTGGGCAATCGCATACAAATACAAAGCAGAGCAGGCCAATACTATTCTTCAATCGGTTTCGTATCAGGTTGGACGAACTGGTGCTGTCACTCCGGTTGCCAATCTCGATCCGGTTCTTTTGGCCGGAACCACAGTAAAAAGGGCTTCATTGCACAACGCCGACATCATCAAAAATCTGGACTTGCATTTGGGCGACACTGTTTTTGTGGAAAAAGGCGGCGAAATCATTCCCAAAATTACCGGTGTTGATGCAAGTTCGAGACATCCTATGGCAGCACCTGTCGATTTTATAAAAGTTTGTCCGGAATGTGGCACTGCCTTAATCCGGAAAGACGGCGAAGCTGCACATTATTGTCCTAATGAAGATGGTTGTCCGCCGCAAATCAAAGGAAAAATGGAACATTTCATTGGCCGTAAAGCTATGAACATTGATGGACTTGGCGCCGAAACGATTGATCTACTGTACAATGAAAATCTCATTCGCAATATTGCCGATTTGTACGATTTACAAAAGGAGCAGATTAGCAAACTTGATCGTTTAGGCGACAAATCTGCCGAGCGGATACTCAAAAGCCTGGACGAATCGCGAAACATTCCATTTGAGAAAGTACTTTTTGCGCTTGGAATCCGTTTTGTAGGCGAAACTGTCGCCAAAATTTTAGCCAATCGGTTGATTACTATTGAGAACATTGAAAAAGCCAGTCTGGAAGAATTGACTGCTATTGACGAGATCGGCGGACGAATCGCTGAAAGCGTTCAACTCTACTTTTCGAATCCTGAGAATGTAAAATTAGTTGAACGGCTAAAGGAGAAAGGCCTCCAAATGCACCTGAATGAAGAAAGCCTGGCCAATCGTTCGGAAAAACTAAATGGCTCGTCAATCATTATTTCCGGGACATTTGAAAAGAACTCGCGTGACGATCTGAAGAAAATGATTGAACAGAATGGAGGTAAAAATGTAAGTTCCATCTCAAAAAACACCAATTATTTACTTGCAGGAAACAACATTGGCCCCAGCAAATTGGAGAAGGCCGAAAAGCTAAACATCCCGATTATCTCAGAAGATGACTTCCTGAAGATGATCGACTAA
- a CDS encoding DUF6249 domain-containing protein, with protein MQVEILGVLIPFAFFALVFASLYVHLTTRNKERLALIEKGASPDLFKAKPTESSGYTTFKSGLFLIGIALGIIAGYFLTESGMDETAAYFSMIFLFGGIGLVVSFLLQGKFKNK; from the coding sequence ATGCAAGTCGAAATTTTAGGAGTTCTAATCCCGTTTGCTTTCTTTGCTCTGGTATTTGCATCATTGTATGTCCATCTAACCACAAGGAACAAAGAACGCTTGGCATTAATCGAGAAAGGTGCAAGTCCCGATCTTTTTAAAGCAAAACCTACCGAAAGTTCTGGCTACACAACATTTAAGTCGGGTCTTTTCCTGATCGGAATTGCTTTGGGCATCATCGCTGGTTATTTCCTGACCGAATCAGGAATGGACGAAACGGCTGCCTATTTTTCAATGATTTTCCTTTTTGGCGGAATTGGACTGGTAGTTTCATTTTTACTTCAGGGAAAGTTCAAAAACAAGTAA
- a CDS encoding cation diffusion facilitator family transporter, with translation MSHNHEHTGRNLAITVILNGIITVGQFAGGIISGSLALISDALHNLSDVISVVLAYLAHRIGLRPQTQKSTFGYKRAEILAAFINAITLIAISVYLMVEAVKRFLNPKEVDYLWMLGLGILGIVANGLSVLILHHNKDENLNIRAAYLHLIGDALTSVAVVVGAVCIWLFQIYWIDPLVTVLISIYIFVHTYTILKESVGILMQFSPPEIDQEDVISAMEEIVEIRNVHHVHLWQLADHQIYFEAHLELIKNFPVSDTLNINKKAKQLLNSRFGITHTTFQYEYNSGEGCKC, from the coding sequence ATGTCACACAATCATGAACATACAGGGCGAAATCTGGCAATTACCGTTATCTTGAACGGAATTATTACTGTTGGTCAGTTTGCCGGCGGTATTATCTCCGGAAGCCTGGCGCTAATTTCAGACGCACTTCACAACCTAAGTGATGTCATTTCGGTAGTTTTGGCTTATCTGGCTCATCGAATCGGACTTCGCCCTCAAACTCAGAAATCAACATTTGGGTACAAACGAGCAGAAATCCTGGCTGCATTCATCAATGCGATCACATTGATCGCCATTTCAGTTTATTTGATGGTTGAAGCTGTAAAAAGGTTTCTCAATCCGAAGGAAGTTGATTATTTGTGGATGCTTGGACTTGGAATTTTGGGAATTGTTGCCAATGGATTGTCGGTTTTAATACTTCATCACAATAAAGATGAGAATCTGAACATCAGAGCAGCCTATTTGCATTTGATTGGTGATGCGTTAACTTCTGTGGCAGTTGTTGTTGGCGCTGTTTGTATCTGGCTTTTCCAGATTTACTGGATCGATCCGCTGGTTACAGTTTTGATCAGTATTTATATTTTTGTACACACCTATACAATTCTGAAAGAGAGCGTTGGAATTTTAATGCAGTTTTCACCACCAGAAATTGATCAGGAGGATGTTATTTCAGCGATGGAAGAAATTGTTGAAATCCGAAACGTTCATCATGTGCATTTATGGCAATTGGCCGATCATCAGATTTACTTCGAAGCGCACCTGGAGTTGATTAAAAATTTTCCGGTTTCGGATACATTAAATATCAATAAAAAGGCAAAACAGCTACTAAACAGCCGATTTGGGATCACTCATACCACTTTTCAGTACGAATATAATTCAGGAGAGGGTTGCAAGTGTTAG
- a CDS encoding RNA polymerase sigma factor: MNKTDDIYYIEAVRKGNVQAFSFLVEKYQKLVYTLALKLLKKPEEAEEMAQDTFIKAFQKLDSYEGKSKFSTWLYSITYNACISELRKRRIEFKSLDDRQISDQDEQKMHDYYRETRKEDQEKYLNLALAKLPEDDQVLVTLYYYESQSMDEISQITGLTVSNIKVKIHRARKRMYILLHEMLKEEVYSLM; this comes from the coding sequence ATGAATAAAACCGATGACATATACTACATTGAGGCTGTCAGGAAAGGCAATGTGCAGGCATTCTCATTTCTGGTTGAGAAGTATCAGAAACTGGTATATACATTGGCTTTGAAATTATTGAAGAAGCCTGAAGAGGCTGAAGAAATGGCTCAGGATACTTTCATAAAGGCATTTCAAAAGCTTGATAGTTATGAAGGTAAATCGAAATTTTCGACCTGGCTGTACAGTATTACCTATAATGCATGCATTTCTGAATTAAGAAAGCGGAGAATTGAATTTAAATCACTGGATGATCGGCAAATATCTGATCAGGATGAACAGAAAATGCATGATTATTACAGGGAGACCAGAAAAGAAGATCAGGAAAAATATTTGAATTTGGCTCTGGCAAAATTGCCGGAAGATGATCAGGTATTAGTTACTCTTTATTATTACGAGAGTCAATCGATGGATGAAATAAGCCAGATTACAGGATTGACTGTAAGCAATATAAAAGTGAAGATTCATCGGGCAAGGAAGCGAATGTATATTCTGCTTCACGAAATGCTGAAAGAAGAAGTTTATTCTTTGATGTAG
- a CDS encoding GntP family permease, whose product MSTLTISILVISSIVSIIILTSRLKINAFISLFLVSLLLALVALPNADILKILKDGFGNTMGSIGFLIIFGAVIAIVLEKSGGALSIASYLLSKTGDKQAPAALGITGFLAGLPIFCDSGYIILSGLAKSFSAKTKIAMPFIAVVLACSLYSVHCLVPTHPGALAAAGIMNVNIGNFILWGIAFAIPGALAAFFWTKRITKNKGYRPAQYEQSNKELTDEKLPSPLLSILPVIVPLMLITLASIFAVFGWKDQIYFFKIILFIGQPIIALFVGMLFSFLLLKNLNRAKLNGIFETAIEKAGPILIVTAAGGMFGMVIKETGIGLEAGKFLSQTGLGIAVPFLIAFLMKTAQGSSTVAIITTASFVAPMLSLLGLDTESGRLFATLAMGAGSMMISHANDSYFWVVTKFSELDTNTTLKVYSSATIVMGTTVFACIWITSLFIL is encoded by the coding sequence ATGAGCACTTTAACTATCTCGATTCTTGTAATTTCAAGTATAGTAAGTATCATTATTCTGACCTCCAGATTAAAGATAAATGCTTTCATTTCGCTTTTTCTGGTATCCCTTTTATTGGCTCTGGTAGCTCTACCAAATGCCGACATCCTGAAAATTTTGAAAGATGGTTTTGGAAATACGATGGGATCAATCGGTTTTCTAATCATATTTGGTGCTGTTATAGCTATAGTGTTGGAAAAAAGTGGAGGTGCTTTGAGTATTGCCAGCTATCTGCTTTCAAAAACAGGAGATAAGCAAGCGCCGGCAGCATTAGGAATTACTGGTTTTTTGGCAGGCTTGCCTATTTTCTGCGATTCAGGATATATTATTCTTAGTGGTTTGGCTAAATCGTTCAGCGCCAAAACAAAAATTGCCATGCCGTTTATTGCTGTTGTTCTTGCCTGTTCGTTGTATTCTGTCCATTGCCTCGTACCTACTCATCCTGGCGCTTTGGCGGCTGCAGGCATCATGAATGTGAATATCGGGAATTTCATCCTTTGGGGGATAGCATTTGCAATACCAGGCGCTTTGGCAGCATTCTTCTGGACTAAAAGAATAACAAAAAACAAAGGGTACAGACCGGCGCAATATGAACAGTCAAACAAGGAGTTAACTGATGAAAAACTCCCTTCTCCCCTTCTATCAATTTTACCTGTAATTGTTCCATTAATGCTAATTACATTGGCTTCAATTTTCGCTGTATTTGGCTGGAAAGATCAAATCTATTTCTTCAAAATAATACTTTTCATCGGACAACCCATTATCGCCCTTTTCGTTGGAATGCTTTTTTCATTCTTACTTCTGAAAAATTTAAACCGAGCGAAACTAAATGGCATTTTTGAAACAGCCATTGAAAAAGCCGGACCTATTCTGATTGTCACTGCTGCTGGTGGTATGTTTGGAATGGTTATTAAAGAAACTGGTATTGGATTGGAAGCGGGTAAATTTCTCAGTCAAACTGGCTTAGGCATTGCTGTACCATTTCTGATTGCCTTTTTGATGAAAACAGCTCAAGGCTCTTCAACTGTTGCGATTATTACCACTGCATCGTTTGTTGCACCAATGCTCTCGTTGTTAGGTCTGGATACCGAATCTGGAAGGTTGTTTGCTACTTTGGCTATGGGCGCCGGGTCAATGATGATCTCACACGCAAACGATTCGTATTTCTGGGTGGTTACAAAATTTTCTGAATTGGATACCAATACAACTTTAAAGGTTTATTCGAGCGCAACTATTGTTATGGGTACAACCGTTTTTGCGTGTATCTGGATTACATCACTATTTATTCTCTAA
- the pdxH gene encoding pyridoxamine 5'-phosphate oxidase — MLRDLRTNYQKSELTEESINSDPFRQLEEWLKSAIDEKNQEPTAMVLSTVDARGFPDSRVVLLKEINSDGLVFFTNYNSKKGRQITASPNVAVNFFWSKMERQVRIKGVAEQIPEEYSVDYFKSRPIDSQLGAWASPQSRIIENRKFLEENFSLYQHYFQDHEIIKPPHWGGFLIRPEYFEFWQGRSNRLHDRIAFQKSNGAWDIFRLAP, encoded by the coding sequence ATGCTACGTGATTTACGCACCAATTATCAGAAATCTGAGCTTACTGAAGAATCGATCAACTCAGATCCCTTCAGGCAATTAGAAGAATGGTTGAAATCGGCCATCGATGAGAAAAATCAGGAGCCAACCGCCATGGTGCTCTCAACAGTTGATGCCAGGGGATTTCCGGATTCAAGAGTAGTTCTTTTGAAAGAAATCAACTCAGATGGATTGGTGTTTTTCACCAATTACAACAGTAAAAAAGGGCGTCAAATTACAGCAAGCCCAAATGTTGCCGTAAACTTCTTCTGGTCTAAAATGGAAAGGCAGGTTCGGATTAAAGGAGTGGCGGAACAAATTCCAGAAGAATATTCTGTGGATTATTTCAAGTCTCGTCCAATCGACAGTCAACTGGGAGCCTGGGCTTCGCCTCAAAGTAGGATTATTGAAAACAGAAAGTTTCTTGAAGAAAACTTCTCTCTTTATCAGCACTATTTTCAGGATCACGAAATTATAAAACCACCTCATTGGGGTGGTTTCCTTATTCGTCCTGAATATTTTGAATTCTGGCAGGGACGTTCAAATCGCCTGCACGACCGGATTGCGTTTCAAAAATCAAACGGAGCATGGGATATTTTCCGACTTGCCCCCTAA
- a CDS encoding DUF6913 domain-containing protein, whose product MGIKSKFANRILNSKLNLVVREKKVVNLDSAQTVGILWEIDQQEAFIKIKNELYLAGIKADGLCYFPLKKALIPEEINGFSRKQTSWWLEIPKTQVVEDFIRQKFDILIDITGQKSFPMVYATALSEATFKVGYAGGSTNYFDLNIEFPDRPEASQLAEQILYYLKRINKTTIE is encoded by the coding sequence ATGGGAATAAAATCAAAGTTTGCCAATCGGATACTGAATTCGAAATTGAATTTAGTAGTCAGGGAGAAAAAAGTGGTCAATCTTGATTCTGCTCAAACTGTTGGAATCCTTTGGGAGATCGATCAGCAGGAAGCTTTTATCAAGATTAAAAATGAACTTTACTTAGCTGGAATTAAGGCTGATGGACTTTGTTACTTCCCATTAAAGAAGGCTTTGATTCCTGAAGAAATCAATGGCTTTTCGAGAAAACAAACAAGCTGGTGGCTCGAAATTCCAAAAACGCAGGTGGTCGAGGATTTTATTCGCCAGAAATTTGACATTCTGATTGATATAACCGGGCAAAAAAGCTTTCCTATGGTTTACGCAACTGCCTTATCAGAAGCGACATTTAAAGTTGGTTATGCCGGTGGTTCAACGAATTATTTCGACCTGAATATTGAATTTCCAGATAGACCAGAAGCGAGCCAATTGGCTGAACAAATTTTGTATTATTTAAAACGGATTAATAAAACAACGATAGAATGA
- a CDS encoding efflux RND transporter periplasmic adaptor subunit, whose product MKKIFLNQYFRNSLFVVIGLFIGWAIFHSSEQKEETHNHSADETKAEIWTCSMHPQIRMDKPGKCPICAMDLIPLVQSETSGMDPAAVHFTKESAALANVLTTIVSSQNPVKELRLYGKVQADERLLKNQVAYIPGRIEKLMVNFTGEMVRKGQPLALIYSPELVTAQQELLEAAKTKQSQPEIYEAAKEKLHQWKLTDKQIAEIENSGKVQANMEVESTASGIVTARRVNNGDYVSQGSVLYEVSDLSSIWVLFDAYESDLPFLKKGDKIDFSIQALPGSAYSGNIMFIDPVIDPVNRVAKVRLEMSNPGAKLKPEMFVTGIVKSNLDEFKNKLVIPRSAVLWTGKRSIVYVKQPGDEPIFKIREIELGPQLGNSYVVTNGLADGEEIVTEGAFSVDAAAQLEGKPSMMNQEGNQISSGSMPGMDMGSEATTQQVTPSHPLSDKMQMQHQMIKVSGNCEMCKDRIETAAKSVSGVTLADWSTETKMLHVAFDSKKTNSDDIQKAIAKVGHDTEKFKAPDDVYKALPECCLYRK is encoded by the coding sequence ATGAAAAAGATATTTTTAAATCAATATTTCCGAAACAGTTTGTTTGTCGTAATCGGGCTGTTTATTGGATGGGCAATTTTTCATTCTTCGGAGCAAAAAGAAGAAACGCACAATCATTCGGCTGACGAGACGAAAGCAGAAATATGGACATGCTCGATGCATCCGCAAATCCGGATGGATAAACCTGGCAAATGCCCGATTTGCGCGATGGATCTGATTCCGCTCGTTCAAAGCGAAACTTCCGGAATGGATCCGGCAGCGGTGCATTTCACCAAAGAATCGGCCGCTCTTGCCAATGTGTTGACAACCATTGTTAGCAGCCAGAATCCGGTTAAAGAGCTGCGTTTATATGGAAAAGTACAAGCAGACGAACGTCTGCTAAAAAATCAGGTGGCCTATATTCCCGGGCGAATCGAAAAACTGATGGTCAACTTTACCGGTGAAATGGTGAGAAAAGGACAGCCACTGGCTCTCATTTATTCGCCGGAATTGGTCACTGCTCAGCAGGAATTGCTTGAGGCAGCAAAAACAAAACAGTCGCAGCCCGAAATTTACGAAGCTGCCAAAGAAAAACTTCATCAATGGAAGTTAACTGACAAGCAAATCGCGGAAATCGAAAATTCAGGAAAAGTGCAGGCCAATATGGAAGTGGAATCGACGGCAAGCGGGATTGTTACCGCCCGGCGAGTCAACAATGGCGACTATGTGAGTCAGGGATCGGTATTGTATGAAGTTTCTGATTTATCGAGTATTTGGGTGCTGTTTGATGCTTACGAAAGCGATCTGCCGTTCCTGAAGAAAGGTGACAAAATTGATTTTTCGATTCAGGCATTGCCTGGCTCTGCATATTCTGGTAACATCATGTTTATCGATCCGGTGATTGATCCGGTGAACCGTGTGGCCAAAGTCAGGTTGGAAATGAGCAATCCCGGCGCTAAACTGAAACCAGAAATGTTTGTCACCGGTATCGTTAAATCGAACCTGGATGAGTTCAAAAATAAACTCGTTATTCCGCGCTCTGCAGTGCTTTGGACAGGCAAACGATCGATTGTTTACGTCAAACAACCCGGAGACGAGCCAATATTTAAAATCCGCGAAATTGAACTTGGACCTCAGCTCGGTAATAGCTATGTGGTGACCAATGGATTAGCAGATGGCGAAGAAATTGTTACTGAAGGCGCATTTAGTGTTGACGCGGCTGCCCAATTGGAAGGCAAACCCAGCATGATGAATCAGGAAGGAAACCAGATTTCATCGGGAAGTATGCCCGGAATGGATATGGGAAGTGAAGCAACTACTCAGCAGGTGACTCCAAGTCACCCGCTGAGTGACAAAATGCAGATGCAACATCAAATGATTAAGGTTTCGGGCAACTGCGAGATGTGCAAAGATCGCATTGAAACTGCAGCAAAATCAGTTTCAGGAGTGACTTTGGCCGATTGGAGTACAGAAACAAAAATGCTTCATGTTGCATTTGATTCAAAAAAAACAAATTCAGATGACATTCAGAAAGCCATCGCCAAGGTTGGTCACGACACGGAAAAATTTAAAGCTCCAGACGATGTTTACAAAGCGCTTCCGGAATGCTGTTTGTACCGTAAATAG
- the dapA gene encoding 4-hydroxy-tetrahydrodipicolinate synthase: MTHPFTGAGVALITPFNEDMSVDYSALERLVEDQISGGIDYLVVLGTTGETPALSDEEKKEIVRFVIEKNAGRLKIVVGIGSNNTLALVHSIQNYNFEGIDAILSVTPYYNKPTQEGLFQHFKAVVEASPVPVILYNVPGRTGVNMEAETTLRIARLSEKVVGIKEACGVLAQFTKIINEAPSYFKVISGDDGLTLPSIVIGSIGVISVIANALPKKLSQLTRASLEGNMPLATQLHLEMAEMLKLIFKEGSPAGVKALMEIMGTVKNQVRLPNVPVSAATFSLIENELKLIN; this comes from the coding sequence ATGACACATCCATTTACGGGAGCCGGAGTAGCATTGATAACTCCTTTTAATGAAGATATGAGCGTTGATTACAGCGCATTGGAAAGATTAGTTGAAGATCAGATTTCAGGAGGAATTGATTATTTGGTGGTGCTTGGAACCACAGGTGAAACCCCTGCCCTTTCGGATGAAGAAAAGAAGGAAATCGTACGTTTTGTAATCGAAAAAAATGCCGGACGGTTGAAAATTGTAGTTGGAATTGGCAGCAACAATACGCTTGCCTTGGTTCATTCCATTCAGAACTACAATTTTGAAGGTATTGATGCCATTCTTTCGGTAACACCATATTACAACAAACCTACTCAGGAAGGTCTTTTCCAACATTTTAAAGCTGTTGTTGAAGCGAGTCCGGTTCCAGTCATTTTGTACAATGTACCTGGCCGTACAGGCGTAAATATGGAAGCCGAAACCACACTTCGTATTGCGCGACTTTCTGAAAAAGTGGTTGGAATTAAGGAGGCATGCGGCGTTTTAGCTCAATTTACTAAGATTATCAATGAAGCGCCAAGCTATTTTAAGGTTATTTCAGGCGACGATGGTTTGACCCTACCCTCTATTGTCATCGGCTCAATTGGTGTAATTTCGGTTATTGCCAATGCATTACCTAAAAAATTAAGCCAATTAACACGTGCATCGCTCGAAGGAAACATGCCTCTTGCCACTCAGTTACATTTAGAAATGGCTGAAATGCTGAAACTGATTTTCAAAGAAGGAAGTCCTGCCGGAGTTAAAGCCTTGATGGAAATAATGGGAACCGTAAAAAATCAGGTACGATTGCCAAACGTTCCGGTTTCAGCAGCCACCTTTTCATTAATTGAAAATGAACTAAAGCTAATAAACTAA
- a CDS encoding TolC family protein encodes MKKLIILASIITLSLSCYSQDSLMVYLELAAKNNPSVQQKFAEYQAALQKVPQVGSLPDPELNVGVFLSPMELVAGKQVADIRLMQMFPWFGVLKNAKDEMSLMAKAKFESFRETKLQVFYDVQRTWNELQKVQQSILINEKNLEILHSLERLSLVKFKAGSSGGGSPSGSSGSPGNSASAQSSSGMNTMGGNSGNSAPTTSAAMPASPMAASGGSGLADIYRIQMETGELENNIALLKNQEQTIAVRFNKYLNRPSKTLVTLPGKLKADSLTYSLSAVSDSMLSQSPMLGMLDYEQQSLEARKTMVTKMGYPMVGLGMNYSLIGKDPLAMAPDMNGKDMIMPMVTVTLPIYRKKYKAMREEVELMKTANKQGYQATANALQTEYYEALQLFQDAKRRMKLYENQYDLAERSLNILQKSFAVSGTGLTDVLRIRQQALDYELKKIEAISDNNTAIAWLKRLMACSQIQ; translated from the coding sequence ATGAAGAAACTTATAATATTAGCCAGCATAATTACTCTCAGCTTGTCCTGCTATTCGCAGGATTCGTTGATGGTTTATCTGGAACTGGCGGCCAAGAATAATCCGTCCGTTCAGCAAAAATTTGCTGAATATCAGGCGGCTCTGCAAAAGGTTCCGCAGGTAGGCAGTTTGCCCGATCCGGAACTGAATGTGGGCGTGTTTCTGAGTCCGATGGAACTGGTCGCCGGAAAACAGGTCGCTGACATTCGACTAATGCAAATGTTTCCGTGGTTTGGCGTGCTAAAAAATGCCAAAGACGAAATGAGCCTGATGGCCAAAGCCAAATTCGAATCGTTTCGCGAAACCAAATTGCAGGTATTTTACGATGTGCAGCGCACTTGGAATGAGTTGCAAAAAGTACAGCAATCAATCCTGATCAATGAGAAAAATCTGGAAATTTTGCACTCACTCGAACGGCTTTCGCTGGTAAAATTCAAAGCCGGTTCATCAGGTGGTGGATCGCCTTCTGGAAGTTCTGGCTCGCCAGGGAATTCAGCATCAGCGCAAAGTTCATCAGGAATGAATACAATGGGTGGTAATTCCGGAAATTCGGCACCAACGACTTCGGCAGCAATGCCAGCAAGTCCCATGGCGGCTTCCGGAGGTTCAGGATTGGCCGATATTTACCGCATACAAATGGAAACCGGGGAACTGGAGAACAATATTGCCTTGCTGAAAAATCAGGAACAAACCATTGCTGTCCGATTTAATAAATATCTGAATCGTCCGTCGAAAACGCTGGTAACACTTCCGGGGAAACTTAAAGCGGACTCACTTACCTATTCGCTTTCAGCGGTTTCCGACAGCATGCTAAGTCAAAGTCCGATGCTCGGAATGCTTGACTATGAGCAGCAATCGCTCGAAGCGCGGAAGACGATGGTCACAAAAATGGGTTACCCGATGGTTGGTTTGGGAATGAATTATTCGCTGATTGGAAAAGATCCGTTAGCCATGGCTCCGGACATGAACGGCAAGGATATGATTATGCCCATGGTGACGGTTACTTTACCCATTTACCGGAAGAAATACAAAGCGATGCGCGAAGAAGTTGAGCTAATGAAAACGGCGAACAAGCAAGGTTATCAGGCAACGGCCAATGCATTGCAAACCGAATATTACGAAGCACTCCAGCTTTTTCAGGATGCTAAACGACGGATGAAGCTCTATGAAAATCAATACGATTTGGCTGAACGATCGCTTAATATTCTTCAGAAAAGTTTCGCAGTTTCGGGTACAGGACTGACTGATGTTTTACGAATCAGGCAGCAAGCACTCGATTATGAGTTGAAAAAGATTGAAGCGATTTCGGATAACAACACGGCCATTGCATGGCTCAAACGCCTGATGGCATGTTCACAAATTCAATAA
- a CDS encoding DUF302 domain-containing protein, which produces MKYYITKKIDATFEQAIDRVKESLGIEGFGVLSEINLHDKFKEKLNVDFRKYTILGACNPAYAYKAVQSEDKIGTMLPCNVVVQDLGKNVIEVTAVDPVASMMAIDNPKLAPIAEEVKRKLTRAIESLHNGVESFGLV; this is translated from the coding sequence ATGAAATATTACATCACGAAAAAAATCGACGCCACGTTTGAACAGGCAATTGATCGCGTAAAAGAATCTTTGGGAATCGAAGGATTCGGAGTTTTGTCAGAAATCAACCTTCATGATAAATTCAAGGAAAAACTAAATGTCGATTTCAGAAAATACACCATACTGGGTGCATGCAATCCGGCCTATGCCTACAAAGCTGTACAGAGTGAAGACAAAATCGGCACCATGCTTCCCTGTAATGTTGTGGTTCAGGATTTAGGAAAAAATGTGATTGAAGTGACCGCCGTTGACCCGGTTGCTTCGATGATGGCCATTGATAACCCCAAACTTGCCCCCATTGCTGAGGAAGTAAAAAGAAAATTAACGCGGGCTATTGAATCGCTGCACAACGGAGTAGAATCGTTCGGCTTGGTTTAA